From the genome of Sporomusa sphaeroides DSM 2875:
CTATGCCGGTAAGCCTTCTCGGCTCACCGCTGCAACCTCACCGACGGGAAACAGTTATCATTGTGCTGGTGGTATTTCATATTATTATGGCCGCGGCGTTGTCCGGAAATCAGCTCAGCACGTACCCAGTACAACGGCCGCTGTTTAACCTCCTCAAAAATGCGCCCGATATATTCACCGATGATCCCGAGTCCTACCAGTTGAACGCCGCCCAGCAGCAATATGCTGGCAGTTATCGTGGCCCAGCCCGGCACGGCACCGGCCGTAAACAATCGCGTATACACCACATCCAGCGTCAAACCAAAACTCAACAGCCCCAGCAGCAGACCAAGATAAAAAGCGAAACGCAAAGGCAGTTTTGAATAGGCCGTAATACCGTCAAGGGCAAAAGAAAGCATCTTCTTGGGCGAAAACTTGGACTTACCGGCAAATCGTTCAGGTGCCACAAACTTCACCTGGGCCTGCCGGTAACCCATATCGCCGATAATGCCGCGGATAAACCGGGCCTGTTCTTTAAAACGTTGAAAGGTTTGCACTACCTTTCTGTCAAGCAGGCGGAAATCTGAACCGCCTGCCGCAATATGAACATCAGACATGGCATTCATCAACCGGTAGAACATGCCGGAGGTAAACTTCTTAAATCCGGAGACACCGGCCGTATCTACACGAATGGTTTGCACCACTTCGAAACCCTCTTCCCATTTCTGCAGCAGCAGCGGCACCAGCTCCGGCGGATGCTGCAGGTCGCCGTCCATAGTGATCACCGCATCACCGCCGGCATAATCAAGTCCGCAGGTTAATGCCACCTGATGCCCAAAATTGCGGGCCAGAAAAACCGCCTTAACCCTGGTATCCTGTTGTGCCAGCAGTTTAAGTATCCTGGCGGTATCGTCCCCTGAGCCGTCATCAATAAAAATCAGTTCATAGGCATAGCCCAGAGGATCCAGATATTTACATATTTCCTGATAAAACATCTGCACATTTTCCTGCTCATTAAAAACAGGTACAACTATTGAGATTAGCTTCATTTATCTCGCCACCTTATCTATGAATATCAATATGTCCTTCTTCAAAACCGAGTCTAGCAGGCCATTCTGAAAATAGTATGAAAAAGCAAATTTGCAAGTAATAAAAGGAAGACGACCTGAAGCGATATCGCTTCAGGTCGTCTTCCTTTAGATCAAGTATACCAAAATTTAATTACTACTAACTGATTCTTTTTTTAGCTTTGTCAGTTTGTAGGCAACACGATAGTATTCTATATGATACCCTTGTTTCTGTAATTCTGCAGCAATTTTACGCGGTCCCAGTCCTGTTTTGTGGAGGCTTATAATTTTGGCATCAATGATATCATCAATATCTCTGTCCACTTTTGTGCTTTGTTGCTGCCATAAATTCGACTCTACCATGGTCATCGGGATGTGTATGGCCTGCACCAGTACCCGGATTACCTCTTTATCATCCTCCGGTAAGCTGCCTACCAAAGGAGCAGCTGCATCAATGCTCGCAAACACGACATCGCGGAATTGCCGGATATTCCGCTCATATTTTGCACCCAATATGATTTCTTTGGCCTGACCGGTAAAAGAGACTTGCAATTCAATACTGTTTCTTTCTTTAGCCCGGAGCATATACTGGCTTACAAATAAATTCAGCAGGGATTCCCGTTCTTCATTGCTGCGGTCACGCAGCGGCGGTATGTCAATTTGGTACTGAGCAAGGCGTTGATATAATTCCGGTAAAAACTCTTTCTTTAAATCTTTACTTGATGCTGCAATAATAATCAAATCCAACTCGCGTTCGGTTCTTCCCCCCACTCTCCTGCTCATCCCGGATTCGATCAGTTTTAATAACATCGTTTGGTGCTGAACCAAAGTGTGGGCTTCATCTAAAAATAAAACCCCTTTGTCAGCCAATTCTACTAAGCCGGGTTTATCTATGGAGCCGGTATAAGCCCCTTTCTCTGTTCCGAACACTTCCATGGCAGCAATGTCCGAATTAATAAATTGCGCACAATTCACTTCAATAAAAGGGGCATCCGGCTTGATTACCTTAATCTTCTTGGCAAAATAATACATGGCCTTGGCCAGCATGGTTTTGCCTGTGCCTGTTTCACCAAGGATTATGGAATGCCTTGGCCCGCCGATAGCGGCAATACTCCGCTGCGCCTTGTCAATAACCCCTCTCAGGCTGTAGGACTTGCCAATAAAAACGTCAAATATATCGCTCACCTGACTGAGTATCAGTTCAATTTCCAGGCTCTCCAGCCGGTTTGACAGCTCCTCAATCTCGGTTATATCACGAAAAGTGGCTACCCCGCCAAAAAAGGTTTCATGGAAATATACGGGAAAAGCGTTAGTAATAAAGGTGCGGCCATTGGCATGAGTAATTTTAACATCGCGCATAGATTTTTGCGTACTAATAACTTCTAATAAGGCAGCCCGGGAATAATACTGGGTAATATGTTTGCCAATCATCTCGGCCGGACTGCTGGCACAGGCATATTTTGCAGATGTTTTGTTTGCATAAACGAGATACCCTTCAGCATTGACGACATTGACGCCTTCGGGCAGGTTGTCCAAAATGATTGTGTATAGTTCTGTCTTGTCAATCTGCATAGGATTTCATACCTCTCTACAAATTTTTTAACTCAACATTCATCTGCAAACATACTCTTATTTACATTATAACATGACTTCAGGAAAACGTTTAAAATAAAACTGCAGCCCGCTTTAGGGCAGGCTGCAGTTTTTCTTCATTATCCGGCCAAAGGCAGTGGTTCTACCTACTTACCTCTTGTCAGTTTTTAACGATTCAGCGGCAGCTTCCTTTTTGGGGATTGCCAGCACCGAAATGGTACAGAGAATAGCGAAGGTGGCTAAGAAATACATGCCGGCATTGGTCGAGCCTGTGGCATCTTTCAGGAAGCCAACCATATAGGGCCCGAAGAAACCGCCCAAGTTCCCCACCGAGTTAATAATAGCTATGCCGACAGCGGCGGTTGCTTCTGACAGGTACATGTTCGGCAAGCTCCAGAAGGTGCCGACAAACGCGTAGATGCCCATCTGGCTTATGCACAACAGCAGCATAGAGACTGCCAGATTATTGGTCATGGTTAGCGCAATCAATCCGAAGAAGGCCAGTACCATCGGCAAGGCTGTATGATACCGGCGTTCCTGGGTGGCATCAGACCGTTTGGCAACATACACCATGGCGATTATGGCACATATATACGGGATGGTGGAGATTAGGCCGATACCGGACAGACTCATGGCCTGTGCCAAACCTTTCAATATCTGCGGCATCCACATGCCAAGACCATAGAGGGCAAGCACATAGCAGAGATAGCAGAAGGCCAGGTGCCACACGCGGCCGTTTTTGAATACTTCCCACTTACTGGCGACTTTGACTTTTAATTGCTTGGCTACATGCTCACGCTCTAATTCCGCAACCAGCCATGCTTTTTCTTCGGCAGTCAGGAATTTGGCCTGGTCTGGCCTGTCCACCATGACAAACAAGGTGACAAACCCCAGGATAACGGCAGGCAAGCCTTCCAGGATGAACATCCAGCGCCAGCCGGCCATTCCCATCCAGGTAACATTCTCCATAATCCAGGAGGAGATTGGGCCAACTATGATATTGGCCAGGGCCATACCGCACATAAACAGCGACATGGTTTTGGCAAAATGCTTTGTCGGAAACCAAAAGGTAAAATAGAGGACAATACAAGGATAAAAACCCGCCTCAGCAGCCCCTAATAAGCCACGCAGGATGGCAACATGGGTAACATTTTGAGCCCATGCCAGCAGAACAGTTACCAGCCCCCAGCTGATAAGAATTCTGGCAATCCATTTGCGGGCCCCCACTTTATGCATAATAACATTACTGGGAACTTCAAAAAAGAAATACGTAATAAAGAAAATACCTGCCAGCATACCGAACATGCTTGCACTGATCCCCAAGTCCTTGTTCATTTGCAAAGCGGCAAAACCGATATTAACCCGGTCCAGCATAGCAACAATGTACAGCAGCATGACATACGGTACAAGCTTCCACCGTATTTTACTCATTAGCTGATTTTCACGTTCTTCGCTCAACTGTATAGTAGCCAAATTAGTACACCTCCATATATTTCCGGGGAAATTTAGTTACAATGAATCCACTAGTACATTTTAATCTTTTTGATTATTCTGTCTTTCCGGGGCGTACAATGTTTATATATCCTGTATTGTCGTACTCATACCCCCTTTTTTTTACAAATGCCTGCAAGCAATTACAATATATTGCAATTTTCGTGCCAAACCTACACTGAGTCAAAGTAGTTACAAAAACCCTTGTTTTTACAGCAATTTAGCACTGCTCTTACTGTAATCAATGTTATATTTTTCTGAATATTGTTATAAAACCTGTTAGTGTCTAACAAGTTTTATAACAGCAACACACAAAAAAGGCTACTGGCACACAGGCAAAGCAGCCAC
Proteins encoded in this window:
- a CDS encoding glycosyltransferase family 2 protein; the encoded protein is MKLISIVVPVFNEQENVQMFYQEICKYLDPLGYAYELIFIDDGSGDDTARILKLLAQQDTRVKAVFLARNFGHQVALTCGLDYAGGDAVITMDGDLQHPPELVPLLLQKWEEGFEVVQTIRVDTAGVSGFKKFTSGMFYRLMNAMSDVHIAAGGSDFRLLDRKVVQTFQRFKEQARFIRGIIGDMGYRQAQVKFVAPERFAGKSKFSPKKMLSFALDGITAYSKLPLRFAFYLGLLLGLLSFGLTLDVVYTRLFTAGAVPGWATITASILLLGGVQLVGLGIIGEYIGRIFEEVKQRPLYWVRAELISGQRRGHNNMKYHQHNDNCFPSVRLQR
- a CDS encoding MFS transporter — encoded protein: MATIQLSEERENQLMSKIRWKLVPYVMLLYIVAMLDRVNIGFAALQMNKDLGISASMFGMLAGIFFITYFFFEVPSNVIMHKVGARKWIARILISWGLVTVLLAWAQNVTHVAILRGLLGAAEAGFYPCIVLYFTFWFPTKHFAKTMSLFMCGMALANIIVGPISSWIMENVTWMGMAGWRWMFILEGLPAVILGFVTLFVMVDRPDQAKFLTAEEKAWLVAELEREHVAKQLKVKVASKWEVFKNGRVWHLAFCYLCYVLALYGLGMWMPQILKGLAQAMSLSGIGLISTIPYICAIIAMVYVAKRSDATQERRYHTALPMVLAFFGLIALTMTNNLAVSMLLLCISQMGIYAFVGTFWSLPNMYLSEATAAVGIAIINSVGNLGGFFGPYMVGFLKDATGSTNAGMYFLATFAILCTISVLAIPKKEAAAESLKTDKR
- a CDS encoding sigma 54-interacting transcriptional regulator — translated: MQIDKTELYTIILDNLPEGVNVVNAEGYLVYANKTSAKYACASSPAEMIGKHITQYYSRAALLEVISTQKSMRDVKITHANGRTFITNAFPVYFHETFFGGVATFRDITEIEELSNRLESLEIELILSQVSDIFDVFIGKSYSLRGVIDKAQRSIAAIGGPRHSIILGETGTGKTMLAKAMYYFAKKIKVIKPDAPFIEVNCAQFINSDIAAMEVFGTEKGAYTGSIDKPGLVELADKGVLFLDEAHTLVQHQTMLLKLIESGMSRRVGGRTERELDLIIIAASSKDLKKEFLPELYQRLAQYQIDIPPLRDRSNEERESLLNLFVSQYMLRAKERNSIELQVSFTGQAKEIILGAKYERNIRQFRDVVFASIDAAAPLVGSLPEDDKEVIRVLVQAIHIPMTMVESNLWQQQSTKVDRDIDDIIDAKIISLHKTGLGPRKIAAELQKQGYHIEYYRVAYKLTKLKKESVSSN